A genomic window from Elaeis guineensis isolate ETL-2024a chromosome 3, EG11, whole genome shotgun sequence includes:
- the LOC105034407 gene encoding uncharacterized protein: MSPSACIPRHTQRERAVLMPSSFSNGMFSRATRLVSRIFSRPLHPRFILRSNRPSQNLVMNAFATAAATPPMPPSTKKTVKVVVKGRVQGVFFRDWTVQNARELGLNGWVRNRRDGSVEALFSGDPNAVYEMVEKRCRVGPPAAAVTALNAFPSDEEPGQGFERKPTV, from the exons ATGTCTCCATCTGCGTGCATCCCACGCCACACGCAGAGAGAACGGGCAGTGCTGATGCCGAGCTCATTCTCGAACGGAATGTTCTCACGGGCCACCCGTCTCGTCTCCCGAATCTTCTCCCGGCCTCTCCACCCCCGTTTTATTCTCAGGAGCAACAGACCCTCTCAAAACCTCGTTATGAACGCTTTCGCCACCGCTGCCGCCACGCCACCAATGCCTCCCTCAACGAAAAAAACC GTGAAGGTGGTCGTCAAGGGCCGGGTCCAGGGAGTGTTCTTCCGCGACTGGACGGTCCAGAACGCCCGGGAGCTCGGCCTCAATGGCTGGGTCCGCAACCGGAGGGACGGCTCTGTCGAGGCCCTCTTCTCCGGCGACCCCAACGCCGTCTACGAGATGGTCGAGAAGAGGTGCCGGGTCGGGCCTCCCGCCGCTGCCGTCACCGCCCTCAATGCCTTCCCATCCGATGAAGAACCCGGCCAAGGTTTCGAACGCAAACCCACGGTTTAA